The window TCGCTGTAGTCATCGGTGTTATTTCAATCTAATGTTAAAAGTGAAAACCAATTTCCCTTCGGGAGATTGGTTTTTTGCGTTTGAATAGTGTCAGAATTGACTGGGTGACTGTCACCCAGTCAATTCAAAATATTAATAATTGGATAAAGGAGCGTTAAGTCAGCTTGATTCGATGGAGTTGTCTTTCGTTGCTTTACTCAGTAACTTACAAAAATTACATTGTTGCACACATTACTTTGACAGTCGTAGTAATGTGTTTTATATTGTAGTTAGAGGTGAAATGATGGATGGAAAAGCGATTAGTGCTGATTTAATCAGAGGAAATATAGATACGATTATTTTGCGGGTATTAAAAAATGGAGATAATTACGGATATGAAATCATGAAAGCAATCTACGAAGGCAGTTCAGGAGAATATATTTTGAAAGAACCGACGTTGTACAGCAGTTTGAAGAGGTTGGAAAAAGCGGGTTTCATAAACGCGTATTGGGGAGATCAATCGCAGGGAGGGCGCAGGAAATACTACACGCTCACTAATGATGGGATTGCTGCATACGAGCAGAACTTAGTGGCATGGAATAGAGCGAAAGAATTAATCGATCGATTAGTACAAGAGAGGAGTGGAGATGTTGACTAATGTTAGAAAGCAGGTTGATAAACTTTTTGCCAAATATCCTAAAACGAATGAGACACTTGAATTAAAAGAAGAAGTGATAGGGAATTTGGAAGCTGAAATTGAAGATTTAGAGAGAGGTGGGCTCACGTTCGAAGAAGCTGCCCGATTTAGTATTGGAAAGATGGCAAAGTTAGATGTACTAATCGACGGAGTAAAGTTTATAAGAATAAACAAAGTTATTATTGAAATGTTGCAGTGGACGCTTATCTACACACTTATTGCATGGATTCTGACAATACCGTTAAGCATATTCGATACGGTAAGAAGAACTTCATGGATACTATTGTTTTTCGTAATAATTATTGGCATAATTTATTTCGCTGTTTATTTTATCCACGGATTTCTTCTGAAAAAGAGCGTGAAGGTGGACCTTATCAAAATTGTAGCAATAAGAAAATTTTTATGGATTATGTGGTCTGCTTTTATTATTATCAAATGGGGAATGGTCACAGCACTATTTTTCGGGAGCAACATCTGGTTCCGCCACCCAGTTTCTATAAACGGACCATATGAATTTGCAAGATTCATTATTATGTATGCCATTCCAATTATTACTGTCATCATCCCACTTCTAATGAACAAGCTGAAAATAGTAATTGAAAAACAAGGGGAGGATGGTTCGTTTGAAACATAAAGCGATATTCGGATTACTTGCGGTAGGGCTTCTTCTGTTCGCATGGATGCAAATGGTTTACTTACCTGGACAGGAAAAGTTAGAGGAAGAGGAGAATATAAAGCAACTTAATCCTGAAACACATAACTTTGAAAAAGTGCTCCAATATGAAAATCCATATATGGGCAATGCCTCAAATGATGCTAATTTAATCGGGAGTTTACCACTGCTGAGCGATGTTCCTTGGACATACGAATTAAAGCCTGAGGAATTTAAATTGATTGTGAATTATAATGAACCTATTAAAGAAATTGGGGAGGATAGAGTGAAAAAGGCAATTCTTTATAATGTACCAGCAGTATTCTCTCTAATTGAAAATTTAGAAACATTAGAGTTTGCGTTTCCCGACCAGAAGTATACAGTAACGCGTGAGCGAGTCAACGGATGGTTCAGGGAAGATATAGCTACATTTAATAATGAAAAAGTATTTGCAGAAAAAGTGCAGCAACCAATTGTTAAGAAAGAGCATCTTGCGGAATGGTTCGGTGCTTATATAGGAGGGGAAGTTAAATGAACGTCTATATTATTACAGGTTCGTCAAAAGGAATCGGCTTTGAACTCGCAAAGCAACTAAGCGGTGAGGGGCATTTCGTCATCGGGATTGCACGGACGGCAAGCAAATTGGACGGGGTGAAATTCATTGAAGCGGATCTTTCCGAAACAGGAAATTTGGAATCTCTTATGAATGAAATAATTGCTACAACCCCGCAAGATACCGCTTCTTTCACGCTTATTAATAACGCGGGTACTGTGAATCCTATAGGTTTGATTGGAACTATTAATGCAGAAGAGGTGAGCACTGCGATTGCGCTTAATTTGACGGCACCAATGATTCTTTCGAATGCCTTTATGATGAAATTAAAAGAGTTCGATGGAGTGAAACGGATCATCAATATCTCTTCAGGAGCGGGCCGCAACGCATATGAAGGTTGGGGAACGTACTGTACGACGAAAGCAGGGCTAGATCATTTTTCACGGGTCGTCGCACTTGAACAGGAAAATGCAAAATATCCAGTCGACATTGTTTCAATCGCTCCTGGAATTATAGATACCGGGATGCAGGAAACCATTCGGGGAAGTAAAGAAGAGGCCTTTCCTCTACTTGAAAAATTCATGGATTATAAAGAAAAAGGGTTATTGAGCAGTGCCGAACAAACGGCGGAGAAATTAATTAGTTTTATGGAAAATGTAGATTTTAAAACGATAGACTCGATAACCGATTTACGGGAATATTGACGCTGAAGTACCGACCGATCATATCTTTTCCATGACTGATCATACCCCACCGGCGACCGATCATATAAGTTGGATAACCGATCATATCCACTGGGCACCGATCATATAAGGTGGATAACTGATCATATCCCATCGATGACCGACCATATACAAAAAACAGACTAGAAAAAAGGTTGCACCGATTTCAATTCAAATCGGAGGCAACCTTTCTCTCTTTAATCGACACGTTTAACTGACGTAAAATCTTTCATTTTTTCCATGGCAATCAAAAACGGGGGATTATTCCGTTGATTGATCATTTCGTAGCGAATGACATGGACATCGGCTTGATGAAGATTTTTTACATAAGCCAAAAGTGCATCCCGTTCCTCACCGCCGCCTTCATGTCCATCGTAGACGGAAACCGCGATGATACCGCCCTTTTTCAGCAAACCAAGCATTGTATCGATTGCTTTGATTGTTGAGTCGGCTTTTGTCACGATTGACAAGTCTTCACTATGCGGCAAGTAACCAAGATTGAAAACGGCACAGCCAATTTGTCCGTTGACGTATTTCTCGACGTTTGCATGACTGTCCAATATCAGTGACACGCGGTCACTTAAATCACCTAGTCGTTCGGCTGTCGAGTCTAGTGCAGCTTGTTGAATATCGAATGCCAAGACGTGTCCTGTTTCACTGACAAGTTCAGCTAAAAAGAGTGTATCATTGCCGTTGCCTGTTGTTGCATCGACAACAGTCTCACCCGCATTAACCGTTTCACTGAATAATTGTCTTGCAAAAGGAAGAATACGATGCAGCTTCAAATCAATTCAACCGCCCCTGCGTAATGTTTCCCTTGCCAGCTGTCACGGCGTTCGAGTTCTTTATCGATGCCATTCAATACTTCCCATTTCGTAACACTCCACATCGGGCCAATCATTAATTCAATCGGACCGTCACCAGTAATGCGATGGACAATCATTTCTGGTGGTAGAATTTCGAGCTGATCTGCAACGAGGTCAATGTATTCCTGTTTTTCCAAGAACTCTAGATGGCCTTTTTCATATTGTTTTACCATTGGCGTTCCTTTTAGTAAATGAAGAAGATGGATTTTGATGCCCTGGACGTCTAGTTTTGCAACTTCGCGTGCCGTTTCCATCATCATGTCATAGTCTTCGAGCGGTAAGCCGTTAATGATATGTGTACAGACGCGAATCCCGTGTTTGCGTAGTTTCTCGACGCCTTCAACGTACGATTTGAAATCATGGGCACGATTTACAAGATTTGCCGTTTTTTCGTGAACAGTTTGCAGGCCAAGTTCAACCCATAAATAAGTCCGTTCATTCAGCTCAGCCAAATACTCGACGACATCGTCAGGTAAGCAGTCCGGACGGGTTGCAATTGACAATGCAACGACGCCTTCTTGTGCTAATGCCGCTTCGAACTTTTCTTTTAACTTTGGAAGTGGGGCATGTGTATTTGTGTATGCTTGGAAATAGGCCATATATTTGCCGTCTTTCCATTTCTTATGCATTCTTTCACTGATTTCTGCAAATTGGACATCGATTGGATCGACGCGGTCGCCCGCAAAATCACCGGATCCTGCAACGCTGCAAAATGTACAGCCTCCGAAAGCGACAGTGCCGTCCCGGTTCGGGCAATCAAATCCAGCGTCAAGCGCCACTTTCATCACTTTGAACCCGAATTCATCTTTTAAGTGTCGTGACCATGTATGGTAGCGTTTCCCTTCAGTAGGGAATGGTAAGTTTAATTTATCCACTTCATTCACTCCTCTAACAGTTGATTGTATCATGTTTTTCCGCTGTAGTATCATCTGAATTATGGAACTTATTCTGAGAGGCTTGTCTGAATGCGGCAAAAGTCATACACTTTTACTAACTTTATGAATGAACGGAGGCAGACGGCATGCCTAAAAAAGTATGGCTTCTGGTGATTGGAATGTTTATCAACGTCATGGGCAACTCGTTCCTGTGGCCTCTTAATACGATTTATATGCATGATTATTTAGGGAAGTCGCTTTCTGTTGCGGGTCTTGTCTTGATGGCCAATGCTGGAGCAGGCGTAGTAGGCAACTTGCTTGGGGGTTATTTATTCGACCGGATAGGGGGGTTCAAGTCCATTATAGCTGGAATTTCTCTTTCAATTATTGCGCTGGTGGGTCTTGTGTTTTGGCATGAATGGCAGCCTTACATCTGGTTTTTGACGATTCTCGGTTTCAGCGGGGGTCTAATTTTTCCGAGTATGTATGCCATGGTCGCTACGCTGTGGCCGGAGGGCGGAAGAAAAGCCTTCAATTCGATTTATCTTGCCCAAAACGTCGGTGTGGCAATTGGCCCAGCTTTAGCGGGATTTGTCGCTTCTGTCAGTATTGACTATATTTTTCCAGCGAATTTAGCCTTTTACGTGGTCTTTTTCCTACTAGCTTTCTTCGGTTATCGGAAACTTGAAATTGCGCCTGATCGACACACAAGTGTTATTAAAGAAAAAAAGAAAATTCGACAGAAAGCACCGTTTTATGCGCTGCTAATCATTTCAGGCGGTTATCTGATCATGTGGCTTGTTTATTCTCAGTGGATGACGACAATATCCACACACTCATTATCACTTGGTATTTCATTAAAACAATATAGTTTACTGTGGACGATAAATGGCTTACTGATTGTCATTGGACAGCCAATCATTAAGCCAATCATCTCTAGATTGGAAAATAAAATAAAAATGCAAATAATTATTGGGATTATTATTTTCAGCATTTCTTATATTGTAGTCAGTTTTGCAGGGACATTCACTATGTTCATCGTTGCAATGGTTATTGTGACATTTGGGGAAATGTTTGTCTGGCCAGCCGTACCAACCATTGCGAGCCAGCTTTCGCCTAAAGGAAGGGAAGGGTTTTATCAGGGAATCGTCAATTCCTTTGCGACAATGGGACGGATGTTTGGGCCGTTCTTCGGAGGAATACTTGCCGACCAATACGGTATGCAAGTGATGCTGTTCATATTGACAGCATTTATGATCATTCCAATCATCACTAGTTTACTATACGACCGACCTATTAAAAAAGCCGACTATCAACCGGAAAGCCACTTATAGGCTTTCCGTTTTTTTCTGAGTGCTACTATCATTGCAACATTCGGTAGAGTTTGATTTAATTGAGAAGAAGGATTATTACGTAATTTTTAAAAGATTCAAAGGGGGATGTAAAATGAAACCGATTTATTCATCAGCGAACGACGCGGTTGCACAGATTGAAGATGGTGCAACGTTAATGGTTGGGGGATTTGGACTAGTAGGAATTCCGGAACAACTCATTTT of the Sporosarcina sp. FSL K6-1508 genome contains:
- a CDS encoding PadR family transcriptional regulator, encoding MDKGALSQLDSMELSFVALLSNLQKLHCCTHYFDSRSNVFYIVVRGEMMDGKAISADLIRGNIDTIILRVLKNGDNYGYEIMKAIYEGSSGEYILKEPTLYSSLKRLEKAGFINAYWGDQSQGGRRKYYTLTNDGIAAYEQNLVAWNRAKELIDRLVQERSGDVD
- a CDS encoding DUF4825 domain-containing protein: MKHKAIFGLLAVGLLLFAWMQMVYLPGQEKLEEEENIKQLNPETHNFEKVLQYENPYMGNASNDANLIGSLPLLSDVPWTYELKPEEFKLIVNYNEPIKEIGEDRVKKAILYNVPAVFSLIENLETLEFAFPDQKYTVTRERVNGWFREDIATFNNEKVFAEKVQQPIVKKEHLAEWFGAYIGGEVK
- a CDS encoding SDR family NAD(P)-dependent oxidoreductase — encoded protein: MNVYIITGSSKGIGFELAKQLSGEGHFVIGIARTASKLDGVKFIEADLSETGNLESLMNEIIATTPQDTASFTLINNAGTVNPIGLIGTINAEEVSTAIALNLTAPMILSNAFMMKLKEFDGVKRIINISSGAGRNAYEGWGTYCTTKAGLDHFSRVVALEQENAKYPVDIVSIAPGIIDTGMQETIRGSKEEAFPLLEKFMDYKEKGLLSSAEQTAEKLISFMENVDFKTIDSITDLREY
- a CDS encoding class I SAM-dependent methyltransferase, with amino-acid sequence MKLHRILPFARQLFSETVNAGETVVDATTGNGNDTLFLAELVSETGHVLAFDIQQAALDSTAERLGDLSDRVSLILDSHANVEKYVNGQIGCAVFNLGYLPHSEDLSIVTKADSTIKAIDTMLGLLKKGGIIAVSVYDGHEGGGEERDALLAYVKNLHQADVHVIRYEMINQRNNPPFLIAMEKMKDFTSVKRVD
- a CDS encoding TIGR01212 family radical SAM protein (This family includes YhcC from E. coli K-12, an uncharacterized radical SAM protein.), encoding MDKLNLPFPTEGKRYHTWSRHLKDEFGFKVMKVALDAGFDCPNRDGTVAFGGCTFCSVAGSGDFAGDRVDPIDVQFAEISERMHKKWKDGKYMAYFQAYTNTHAPLPKLKEKFEAALAQEGVVALSIATRPDCLPDDVVEYLAELNERTYLWVELGLQTVHEKTANLVNRAHDFKSYVEGVEKLRKHGIRVCTHIINGLPLEDYDMMMETAREVAKLDVQGIKIHLLHLLKGTPMVKQYEKGHLEFLEKQEYIDLVADQLEILPPEMIVHRITGDGPIELMIGPMWSVTKWEVLNGIDKELERRDSWQGKHYAGAVELI
- a CDS encoding MDR family MFS transporter, producing the protein MPKKVWLLVIGMFINVMGNSFLWPLNTIYMHDYLGKSLSVAGLVLMANAGAGVVGNLLGGYLFDRIGGFKSIIAGISLSIIALVGLVFWHEWQPYIWFLTILGFSGGLIFPSMYAMVATLWPEGGRKAFNSIYLAQNVGVAIGPALAGFVASVSIDYIFPANLAFYVVFFLLAFFGYRKLEIAPDRHTSVIKEKKKIRQKAPFYALLIISGGYLIMWLVYSQWMTTISTHSLSLGISLKQYSLLWTINGLLIVIGQPIIKPIISRLENKIKMQIIIGIIIFSISYIVVSFAGTFTMFIVAMVIVTFGEMFVWPAVPTIASQLSPKGREGFYQGIVNSFATMGRMFGPFFGGILADQYGMQVMLFILTAFMIIPIITSLLYDRPIKKADYQPESHL